From the genome of Spinacia oleracea cultivar Varoflay chromosome 2, BTI_SOV_V1, whole genome shotgun sequence, one region includes:
- the LOC110799703 gene encoding E3 ubiquitin-protein ligase RING1 encodes MSSGGTSGGVDGPSTTTSFSYPPQHYFCYECNRTVSISPSSPSDELSCPNCNGGFLEEVENPNPFPSPSPLAQFFSPPTSSAADQLAPFAPFLFPQSSSAASSSPIEPIDLSSIFSGGVVGGGGGGNQRSPFQDTDVFNPFQFLQSYLQTMRAGGANIQFVIENTSPDQGGGNIRVPSNLGDYFFGPGLEQLIQQLAENDPNRYGTPPAAKSSVEGLPSVKVTEELLSSDSSQCAVCMDEFELGAEAKQMPCKHFFHSDCIFPWLELHNSCPVCRYELPTDDPEYEQRSRVRRENLGSGGNVNDGGSGNDGNGDDMDVSEEGSQNDRTVERRFRISFPWSFGAVGSAAEGSNSSGDRSDSNPRRRENPDFGPETRTEDLD; translated from the coding sequence ATGTCTTCCGGCGGAACTTCCGGCGGTGTTGACGGCCCCTCCACCACTACATCCTTCTCATATCCACCGCAACATTACTTCTGCTACGAATGCAACCGCACGGTCTCTATATCTCCATCGTCTCCCTCAGACGAGCTTTCTTGCCCCAATTGCAATGGCGGTTTCCTTGAAGAAGTTGAAAACCCTAACCCTttcccttctccttctcctctcGCTCAATTCTTCTCTCCTCCTACCTCCTCCGCCGCCGATCAGCTTGCTCCTTTCGccccttttctctttcctcaATCCTCTTCCGCCGCCTCCTCTTCTCCTATTGAGCCTATAGACCTCTCCTCCATCTTCAGCGGAGGAGTTGTtggcggcggcggtggtggtaaTCAGAGATCCCCTTTCCAAGACACTGATGTATTCAACCCTTTCCAATTTTTGCAAAGTTATCTCCAGACCATGCGTGCTGGTGGCGCCAACATCCAATTCGTCATCGAAAACACTTCCCCGGACCAAGGCGGTGGAAATATTCGGGTTCCGTCGAATTTAGGGGACTATTTCTTTGGCCCAGGGTTGGAGCAATTGATTCAGCAGCTAGCGGAGAACGATCCTAATCGATACGGCACGCCTCCGGCTGCAAAATCATCCGTTGAGGGGCTCCCGAGCGTTAAGGTTACCGAAGAATTGCTGTCTTCTGATTCTTCTCAATGTGCAGTTTGTATGGATGAGTTTGAGCTTGGCGCTGAGGCGAAACAGATGCCCTGCAAGCATTTTTTTCATTCTGATTGCATTTTTCCGTGGTTGGAATTGCATAATTCTTGCCCTGTCTGCCGGTATGAGCTTCCAACCGATGACCCCGAATACGAGCAGAGGAGTCGTGTCAGGAGAGAGAATCTTGGATCTGGTGGCAATGTCAATGATGGTGGCAGTGGTAATGATGGAAATGGTGATGATATGGATGTGTCGGAGGAGGGTTCGCAAAATGATCGGACTGTCGAGAGGAGGTTTAGGATTTCTTTCCCTTGGTCATTTGGAGCTGTTGGATCTGCGGCGGAGGGGAGTAATTCATCGGGGGATCGCAGCGACTCGAACCCTCGACGAAGGGAGAATCCGGACTTTGGACCAGAAACCAGAACAGAGGATCTTGATTGA